The genomic window TCGGATCGAGGTCGCGCCTCATTTCGGACCCGATCCGATCCTGTATCCGATCCTCGATGAAAGAATCTCGCAGGCTCTTTCGGGCAAAGCCGCTCTTCCCTGCGATCACTGCGAATACAGAGTTTCCATTCCGGGTCTCAAGAACAAAGTCGGCGGACTCAATTCTCTTCTTTGGAGCATGAGACATCTCGAGACGCATACGCAAGCGGCGCCGCACGAGTTTCCGCATCGAAATTTAAAAAAACATATCTACGTTTGCGAGAACGTGGATTGCGCGAGCAAGGGAAGCATTTCCCTGATTCATCGTCTCCGTTCCGCGATCAAAAAACACGGAAGACAAACCGACTTTCGCGTATCGAAGAGTTCCTGTTTGGGAAGATGCGGAGAAGGGCCCACAGTGGTCGTTTATCCGGACGGAATCTGGTATCAAAAGGTCGATGAAAACGACGCCGAAGAATTGGTCGCCGAACACCTGTTTAACGACCGTCTCGTGTCGCGACTCGTAGACAATATCATGCAGTAATGGGAGGAAATCAAATGGCATGTCACGAAGTGGCCGCTCTGCGGTTGGGAATGATGAACGTAATCGGAATCAAGGACGAGGCTACGATCCGTCACGAAAGGGCCGAGATCGGCGAAGACGCGTTAGGCGCTCCGGGACCGATTCGTTCTCTTGCGGAAGCCAAGGACTTGGAATCTCTCATCAAATTTTACGAGGCTTCTCTGAGCGATTTGGAGGAGACGATCTCCAAAACCTCCAAAGACGATCCGAAGATGTCGTATTATCGTTCCCTTTTGATTCTTACCAAAAAGGTGGAACTCGAACTGAAGAATTCCCTTTTGTCCTTTCAGAATCTGTTTCGCGATCTGGAAGAGATGCACGACTTCGTTCACGAAATTTATCCGGCATAAATCGATGGCAAATCCTCCGAAAAAAGCGGTCGTCCAAAACGTGATTCGAACCGAAGGTTCGGCGACGATTACCTTCGTTTCCAAAAGCGGGCCTCTTCATTTTTCAGGAGGTCAATACGTGATCTTCAACTGCGGTTTTATCGCGGAAGAAGGAAAGGAAATCAAACGCGCCTATTCGATCTTTTCCTCGGACGATAAACAGGAAGAGTTTCAGATCCGCATCCAGCCGTTAAACGGGGGATTCGCTTCCCGGTATATTCCAAATCTTGCAATCGGTTCCGAACTCGATTTTTCGGGGCCTTGGGGTAAGTTTATCGCAAACCCTTCCTGGCCCAAAGACGGAAGAATTCTTCTCGTAGCGACCGATACGGGAATCACGGCGATCATCAGTATTCTTCAATCCAACCGATGGAAAGACAAGTTCGAACGCACTGCGGTTCTTTGGTTTTTATCTCCCGCCGACGGATTTATTTCCGTGCAGGAAGTTTTGGACCTGCTACCAAACACATTCCATTCTTTGCATATACTTCCGATTTCTCCGATCGGCGATCGCCTACGCGAAGAAGAATGTCTGCGTGCGGTTACGGAAGAATTGGATTCTTCCATTTTCCCGAACAACGCGTTTTTAGCGGGGGATGGGAAATTGATCCGAATGATCCGAGACGTTCTTTTAGTCCGGGGACTTTCGGAAGAGAACGTCGGATTGGAAACGTTCTTCCATTCGATGCGGGAATCGGAAAACGTTCGACCTTGAAGCGACCACTTTATGGCTACGAAAGAATTAAGAGAAGGATTCACTACGGGAGCTTGTTCCGCCGCCGCGGCAAAAGCGGCCACCCGTCTTCTCTTAAAACGGGAACCCGTTTTGGAAATCGAAACGACTTTGCCTAACAAACGTCAGGTGCTATTTCCGGTCAAACGATGCGAACTCGACGGAGAAGTCGCGATCTGCAGCGTGATCAAGGACGCGGGAGACGATCCGGATTGCACGCACGGAGCCGAACTCACGGCGCGAGTTCGCTTAACAAAAGAGAGCAGAATCGTCCTGAAAGGCGGAGACGGAGTCGCGACGGTAACTAAGGCGGGACTCGGTCTCGAAGTGGGTGAGCCCGCGATCAATCCGGTTCCAAGAAAGAACATCAGCGAAATGATCCTCGAAGAACTCGAAGGAAGTTCGTATAACGGCGCCGAGGTGGAGATCAGCGTACCGGGCGGCCAGGAAATGGCGAAGAAGACGATGAACGAACGTCTGGGTTTGATCGGAGGGATTTCCATCTTGGGCACGACCGGAATCGTAAAGCCGTATTCCACCGCCGCGTTCA from Leptospira yasudae includes these protein-coding regions:
- a CDS encoding FAD-dependent oxidoreductase, coding for MANPPKKAVVQNVIRTEGSATITFVSKSGPLHFSGGQYVIFNCGFIAEEGKEIKRAYSIFSSDDKQEEFQIRIQPLNGGFASRYIPNLAIGSELDFSGPWGKFIANPSWPKDGRILLVATDTGITAIISILQSNRWKDKFERTAVLWFLSPADGFISVQEVLDLLPNTFHSLHILPISPIGDRLREEECLRAVTEELDSSIFPNNAFLAGDGKLIRMIRDVLLVRGLSEENVGLETFFHSMRESENVRP
- a CDS encoding DUF3209 family protein produces the protein MACHEVAALRLGMMNVIGIKDEATIRHERAEIGEDALGAPGPIRSLAEAKDLESLIKFYEASLSDLEETISKTSKDDPKMSYYRSLLILTKKVELELKNSLLSFQNLFRDLEEMHDFVHEIYPA